TGCAGTTTCACTTGATCTAAAATCTTATTCTATAAACTCTGATTTACATATTAACATGAATATATCACTGCATTGTCCAAAAGCTTGGACATCCAGATACAGATGGAAATTAATGGAAGAGGGACAAAAACAAATATGAAAcataaagagaagaaaaaaaagtgcTATAACTGGCAAATTTTTGTATTTCCCTTCTATACCAAAGCTAGGGAAATATCTAGAATTTTCATTGCCTGTTTGACATCTCCAATATGAATGTCTTTCAGTTTCCCTGTCTTGGATGAGACAATACTGCATTTCATCTCTGCTGCATTTGGTACAAATAGCTTACCTTTTTCTTCAGAACAAAACAGGGCAATGCTGCAGAAGTGTCACCACAAACACTGATCAGATTCATTTGTTCATATTCTACGTATATGCTCAGATATTATTCTGGGTATGGTATGGAGAGGATGCAGATAATTTAGTATTGAAGTTACCTAGGTTTTTCGCGTGCATTTGCAAGTTGGATTGCTGCTGTATTCGTGGCAATTACCCCAGCTGAGTCATTGATTAGAGCTGCCAGCTGAAGCAAGGAATTGCCAAGGAGGTTTGTCCAAGAAATGTCAATCAGAATTTACTTGGCTAAATTTTGACTTTTGACCTCTGAACTTTGATATGGTGAGATTTAGCCCCTGAACTTTgatttttgttaaaatatagtCCTTATGGATGAAATCATTGCGCTTGGCTTTTACAAAAATATACTCAATGgacaaattttcaattttcttcATTTTGAATACGGAGTTCAGAGCACATGACATTCAAGTATGACGATTTTTTCCACTAAATGTTGCATTTTAACAAAAATGAAGTTCAGAGGCTGAATTTGGCCTAATTCAGGGGGGGAATATGTTTTGCCCGAAACGAGTGTAACAAGAAGATGCAAACCTGTCCAGGAGTGGTGATCAAGACAATATTTGTGTCTTCTCCAACTATTTCCTCAACGTTTTCCCTTTCTTTCTCATGCGGGATGACAAAAACCGGCTTGAATCCCCTGCTTTCAGTCCAGCAAATTCCTCAAAAGCACATTCGCAGTGTTGTACTGAATTTTGTTAGGAAGGAAATTGGTAAGAAGAATACCTTATAGCATCAGCTATTTCAGCCCATATATCGAGTGGCAGCAAGCTATCAGTATCCCCTCTGGACTGCATTGAAGCTTTAGAATCTGACTCTATCCCATGAATTACAACATATTTCCCTTTCTCTAAACCTGCAGCATTATATTTTGCCTCTACGAACTCCTTGAGCTTCCTGGAAAGCGAAACTCGTAGTGGAAACACATTATGCCTAGGTACATTCCGAAACGGTCTTCCCAACCAATCAGCCATCTCGTTATACCTAAGCAAATGGGAAATTATAAACTGCAACTGGTTACTACAAATTGGTGGTATAGTGTTAGATGCTCACATGTGGTATCCACCCTCTGAAAGATTCATATGATCTGGAGTAAAAGTTTCTGATAGAAACAATCCAGCTCCTGCTGCATTTACATTTGGGTAAATGTAGCTAACTCTATCCCTAGCAGATGTCATGAATAAGAACATTGCATGCCCTAATCCTGCCAATTTGGTTGACAATACCATGTCATAGTACCTATTCTGCAAACACAGCCTAAAAGTGAAACTTCTCAACAAAACATATTGATGATGGTGTGTGCATATAAGTGTATAAATTAGTTAGCAAAACGCATATCCGTTATTTGTAGATGGGACAAACATTTAGACACCTTAAGGACTCCAAGCATGTCAGTATACTCTGCAGGCTCTGGAAAATGATCGTCAGGATCGTATTCAGTCGTCCATCTAACATTCTTGTTCATCTCATAAGTCTGTTTCCCTCTTGCTGTTGTTACCACATCTATTTGAACACCAGGGTACCTTCAACAAACAACTATCACACATCACTGCAATTTTACAAGCTAGAGGCTGTCCGTGTCCATGTTCGTGTTGTGtcaattatcattattatatGAATTGAGATATTTAGACATACCTGTCCTTGATCAACTGAATGACAGGAAAGAAGAGCAAGTTTTCATAAACACCTCCAGAGATGAGACAGCAGCATCTCCTAACATCACCTCTAATTTTCAAAGGCAAAGAAGCAAGCTCTACAGTGTAACCCATTGGGAACTT
The window above is part of the Euphorbia lathyris chromosome 3, ddEupLath1.1, whole genome shotgun sequence genome. Proteins encoded here:
- the LOC136223082 gene encoding photosynthetic NDH subunit of subcomplex B 1, chloroplastic isoform X1; protein product: MASTCLLPKPKAISSFLSNPYPHSSSPLFTNPSLLNPLPDHPPRRTPTTLTYAKKKNPWLDPFDDGEDPEMEYGSLFADGKQDEDPSLPANPDNPYGFLKFPMGYTVELASLPLKIRGDVRRCCCLISGGVYENLLFFPVIQLIKDRYPGVQIDVVTTARGKQTYEMNKNVRWTTEYDPDDHFPEPAEYTDMLGVLKNRYYDMVLSTKLAGLGHAMFLFMTSARDRVSYIYPNVNAAGAGLFLSETFTPDHMNLSEGGYHMYNEMADWLGRPFRNVPRHNVFPLRVSLSRKLKEFVEAKYNAAGLEKGKYVVIHGIESDSKASMQSRGDTDSLLPLDIWAEIADAISRGFKPVFVIPHEKERENVEEIVGEDTNIVLITTPGQLAALINDSAGVIATNTAAIQLANAREKPSIALFCSEEKGKLFVPNAAEMKCSIVSSKTGKLKDIHIGDVKQAMKILDISLALV
- the LOC136223082 gene encoding photosynthetic NDH subunit of subcomplex B 1, chloroplastic isoform X2; its protein translation is MASTCLLPKPKAISSFLSNPYPHSSSPLFTNPSLLNPLPDHPPRRTPTTLTYAKKKNPWLDPFDDGEDPEMEYGSLFADGKQDEDPSLPANPDNPYGFLKFPMGYTVELASLPLKIRGDVRRCCCLISGGVYENLLFFPVIQLIKDRYPGVQIDVVTTARGKQTYEMNKNVRWTTEYDPDDHFPEPAEYTDMLGVLKNRYYDMVLSTKLAGLGHAMFLFMTSARDRVSYIYPNVNAAGAGLFLSETFTPDHMNLSEGGYHMYNEMADWLGRPFRNVPRHNVFPLRVSLSRKLKEFVEAKYNAAGLEKGKYVVIHGIESDSKASMQSRGDTDSLLPLDIWAEIADAIRGFKPVFVIPHEKERENVEEIVGEDTNIVLITTPGQLAALINDSAGVIATNTAAIQLANAREKPSIALFCSEEKGKLFVPNAAEMKCSIVSSKTGKLKDIHIGDVKQAMKILDISLALV